In one window of Flavobacterium ginsengisoli DNA:
- a CDS encoding CopD family protein yields MEYYNYLKSLHLIFVITWFAGLFYIVRLFVYQIEANEKPSPEKEILQAQYKIMAYRLWYIITWPSAVLASIFAFWMLFFTDAGSVWIKMPWMHVKLCFVFLLYLYHGKCHQIFKQLQRDEVKYSNNFMRLWNEGATIILFAVVFLVVLKSAINWIFGVIGIILFSVLIMLGFRFYKRIREKNK; encoded by the coding sequence ATGGAGTACTATAATTACTTAAAATCACTGCATCTTATATTTGTGATCACTTGGTTTGCGGGTTTGTTTTATATTGTGCGTTTGTTTGTGTATCAAATTGAGGCAAATGAAAAACCTTCGCCAGAAAAAGAGATTTTGCAAGCGCAATACAAAATAATGGCCTACCGTTTGTGGTATATTATTACATGGCCATCGGCGGTTTTGGCAAGTATTTTTGCTTTTTGGATGCTGTTTTTTACAGATGCAGGAAGCGTTTGGATCAAAATGCCGTGGATGCACGTAAAATTATGTTTCGTTTTCCTTTTATATTTATATCACGGAAAATGTCATCAGATTTTTAAGCAATTACAAAGAGATGAGGTAAAATATTCCAATAATTTTATGCGTTTGTGGAATGAAGGCGCGACCATTATTCTATTTGCTGTTGTCTTTTTAGTAGTTTTAAAAAGTGCCATCAACTGGATTTTCGGCGTAATCGGAATTATATTATTCTCGGTTTTAATTATGTTGGGATTCCGTTTTTATAAGCGCATTCGAGAAAAAAATAAATGA